A window of the Mesoplasma florum L1 genome harbors these coding sequences:
- a CDS encoding ABC transporter permease: MKITWLLFKQGIRSMFKFKIQFIVVVLLSFFASFYLASTTSLNSRMNKSYDDIVRNYEKFDYSYSTKASESNLSTSNKTLLPILDLMPTSTNYFVQANKSIHDSFNVVLNNHGIKTEGYEENLITKTFFDQNTGKPTQAMQNVWNGIPWYNSWKFFSLLKSDPNKGEFLYYPQSFKTNFGSNLENFGGGDYFNAYASMTYLIVKEISDTLYNELLLDEPNESFVQSLIYKYWKANDLKVEKDFKKIDAPIDLNQTNNFDWISEYKKQVSSLGEFQLYIYNALESIGYFITYQINQFLSNSYARTAKSINFDWNIAGSDEEKSKLYVTKFNEMAEQTQEMKIFMELHTSSGTSEITGKDGETVESISNYNNELTFEYIFGTNLVDQTLNPKFTVKYGNAENTYQIKGMDNQIIGSNLDAKKDGLRGLANPTTIKKDEEYNEYSISTMNLLNPWEKNDLSQKWENQNTGKKYDYEYDASKYATMYDWSNIYSNNIFHQKMAAEINDLDLYLREEAFMYDRNTKTNFRFVVTDNNYDYNFKVTAGLPVMHSSEIVISQQYAFKNGYSVGDKIKIGNSNFIISGFGSDALTYYPLVDPEVPLSDVANSVIVYAPKYVINEIMKNGNEKDVTFTTYYFIRDNLKDKETIGKRMSNFDSSLLSNKSKLSESFIDSKNENLSFGDKKSANEIKLFEKTYFNLNWTLQPKMLEIVTIISIVTSVLVLIMSFVSIVFGIKKTIDHNSSQIGFLKAKGVDSYRLSLSYIGYSIILLFIIVPLAWLAAGFFQEIITKLFATYFSTTLYEFVFDYKILLILLVVFGIGSLILSYFIAFLLVSKDVMQIINKESQQRKVRNWLPRKLNVINIIDFKFRFPLKISLRGSKQIAMISFTALITTFVITFSVLTPSMLNVYIRDAGKYYQYNNQYVMQDQLTGLPTAKASLTASRGLPTTEELYQEPKTLLGTSTRDQISDIYFDNNKYYTDSSWDSSIFPPILLGEGWTNGQWTKDELNWTEKWIFDENSSTRDDTSKLLKMAMPVIGQLGNLNGITISAGEFEKISSYIWNAEINPNTGKSYFDGQQINPNTLQNIWEMKKNSAKGSIEFIQMALQVAMQSLANSEDNGLPTIERPTDTTWKEDLILLALAFLPNVGQQYLKDSPNRASQFGISINAENYTPGIETLSTDVYTQMNNNFVNVNGLKDNQTVYNLDSIDDDKVFIKDQETIDKLNVLFNDKENYTGGDIYLNDDFKIYDSNTKVLNIPVVTNLKSYKQQNLNKSVPIQGMSYKTLSIGGKEVPKNAWIYDNREITNNKNLFSSDLNMKNEEDWINPSKIDPNKLTYTKQFRYDDNGNITSLNDQSKWFINSIVNDQYNIDGLDFEIRPYYHYNNLKLFVPRNLTDIDSLLNGKNANTSKTSKNSSSDWRSNIDIWHGSVLSVDVPEEVKKAWGSEYANQTEWEWISPFSLNYSRKITDPNRKGWIQNIDTDLQQIYTWASDKIVASGSSSDAVVTVSNKLPSFLSDVRMQSVDTIQTYNGNIVIADQDILNLLTNKSTEKYLPVDYDFYGAPIKQIPNGQITSGDHTITVNSMRNPIEQLNMMRENKTFFMKDDLMNKYEITDQEAYRKVLQNRDFNSKFSSFDEAYGITGGVKGIMVDSPGVFALQGSTDRIEETLGMTYNKIDLVSTQLGMIISISESILLVALFLITGIIIISVLIITIISDVYIMKYHRFMVTMKALGYSNKETIINTILIPAVISTIFVLIGYLVGKWLLGSMMIQAQKFGIFIPLITNWWATPLILLGIIIMFVLAFTFSLRKPIKDELKTLT; the protein is encoded by the coding sequence ATGAAAATAACATGACTTTTATTTAAGCAAGGAATAAGAAGTATGTTCAAATTTAAGATTCAATTCATTGTGGTTGTACTGCTTTCTTTTTTTGCGTCTTTTTATTTGGCTTCAACAACAAGCTTAAATTCTAGAATGAATAAGTCATATGATGACATTGTAAGAAATTATGAAAAATTTGATTATTCATATTCTACTAAAGCTAGTGAATCAAATTTATCAACATCAAATAAAACATTATTACCAATCCTGGACTTGATGCCTACTTCAACAAATTATTTTGTTCAAGCTAATAAATCAATTCATGATTCTTTTAATGTTGTTTTAAATAACCACGGAATTAAAACAGAAGGTTATGAAGAAAATTTAATAACAAAAACATTTTTTGATCAAAACACTGGTAAACCAACACAAGCTATGCAAAATGTTTGAAACGGTATTCCATGATATAATTCTTGAAAATTTTTCTCTCTTCTAAAATCTGATCCTAATAAAGGTGAGTTTTTATACTACCCACAAAGTTTTAAAACAAACTTTGGTTCTAATTTAGAAAATTTTGGTGGTGGTGACTACTTTAATGCATACGCTTCAATGACCTATTTAATAGTTAAAGAAATTTCAGATACTCTTTATAATGAATTATTACTTGATGAACCTAATGAATCATTTGTTCAATCTTTAATTTATAAATATTGAAAAGCAAATGATTTAAAGGTAGAAAAAGATTTTAAAAAAATTGATGCTCCAATTGATCTTAATCAAACAAATAATTTTGATTGAATTTCAGAATATAAAAAACAAGTATCTAGTTTAGGAGAATTCCAACTTTATATTTATAATGCTCTAGAATCAATAGGTTATTTTATAACATATCAAATTAACCAATTTTTAAGTAATTCTTATGCAAGAACTGCTAAATCAATTAATTTTGATTGAAATATTGCTGGAAGCGATGAAGAAAAATCAAAACTTTATGTAACAAAATTTAATGAAATGGCAGAACAAACACAAGAAATGAAAATATTCATGGAATTACATACATCTTCTGGTACTAGCGAAATTACTGGTAAAGATGGTGAAACTGTTGAATCAATTTCAAATTATAATAATGAACTAACTTTTGAATATATTTTTGGAACAAACTTGGTTGATCAAACTTTAAATCCTAAGTTTACTGTTAAATATGGTAACGCAGAAAATACTTATCAAATAAAAGGTATGGATAATCAAATAATCGGGAGTAATTTAGACGCCAAAAAAGATGGGTTAAGAGGTTTAGCTAACCCCACAACAATTAAAAAAGATGAAGAATACAATGAATATTCTATTTCTACAATGAATTTACTAAATCCTTGAGAAAAAAATGATTTAAGTCAAAAATGAGAAAATCAAAATACAGGTAAAAAATATGACTATGAGTATGATGCATCAAAATACGCAACAATGTATGATTGATCAAATATTTATTCAAATAATATTTTTCATCAAAAAATGGCTGCTGAAATAAATGATTTGGACTTGTATTTAAGAGAAGAAGCATTTATGTATGACAGAAATACAAAAACTAATTTTAGATTTGTTGTAACAGACAATAATTACGATTATAACTTCAAAGTTACCGCTGGTTTACCGGTTATGCATTCAAGTGAAATTGTAATTTCACAGCAATATGCATTTAAAAATGGCTATTCTGTTGGAGACAAAATAAAAATAGGAAACTCAAACTTTATTATTTCTGGTTTTGGTAGTGATGCACTTACATACTATCCACTTGTTGATCCTGAAGTACCTTTAAGTGACGTTGCAAACTCAGTTATTGTTTATGCACCAAAATATGTAATTAACGAAATAATGAAGAATGGTAATGAAAAAGACGTAACATTTACAACTTATTATTTCATTAGAGATAATTTAAAAGATAAAGAAACAATTGGCAAAAGAATGTCTAATTTTGATTCATCTCTTTTATCAAATAAATCAAAATTATCTGAAAGTTTTATAGACTCAAAGAATGAAAATTTAAGTTTTGGAGATAAAAAATCAGCAAATGAAATTAAATTATTTGAAAAAACATATTTTAACTTAAATTGAACACTACAACCCAAAATGTTAGAAATTGTGACAATTATTTCAATTGTTACTTCTGTTCTTGTATTAATCATGTCATTTGTTTCAATTGTTTTTGGAATTAAAAAAACAATTGATCATAACTCAAGCCAAATTGGTTTCTTAAAAGCTAAAGGTGTAGATTCATACAGATTGTCATTATCATATATTGGTTATTCAATAATTTTATTATTTATAATAGTTCCGTTAGCATGATTGGCAGCAGGATTCTTTCAAGAAATAATTACGAAACTTTTTGCTACGTATTTTTCAACAACATTATATGAATTTGTGTTTGATTATAAAATTTTACTAATTCTATTAGTTGTTTTTGGAATTGGGTCATTAATATTGAGTTATTTCATTGCGTTCTTACTAGTTTCAAAAGATGTTATGCAAATTATCAATAAAGAAAGCCAACAAAGAAAAGTTAGAAATTGATTGCCAAGAAAATTAAATGTTATTAATATAATCGATTTCAAATTTAGATTCCCACTTAAAATATCATTAAGAGGTTCTAAACAAATAGCTATGATAAGTTTTACAGCTTTAATTACAACATTTGTTATAACTTTCTCAGTGCTTACTCCTTCTATGCTTAACGTGTATATAAGAGATGCTGGAAAATACTATCAATATAATAATCAATATGTGATGCAAGATCAGTTAACTGGATTACCAACAGCTAAAGCTTCATTAACAGCGTCAAGAGGTTTACCTACAACAGAAGAACTTTATCAAGAACCAAAAACTCTTTTAGGAACTTCAACAAGAGACCAAATATCTGATATTTACTTTGATAACAATAAGTATTACACAGATTCAAGTTGAGATAGTAGTATATTCCCTCCTATTTTATTAGGTGAAGGATGAACAAATGGACAATGAACAAAAGATGAGTTAAATTGAACTGAAAAATGAATATTTGATGAAAATTCTTCAACAAGAGATGACACATCAAAGTTACTAAAAATGGCAATGCCTGTAATTGGTCAATTAGGTAACTTAAACGGGATAACAATTTCAGCAGGAGAATTTGAAAAAATATCAAGTTATATCTGAAATGCTGAAATAAATCCAAATACAGGAAAATCATATTTTGACGGTCAACAAATAAACCCGAATACATTACAAAATATTTGAGAAATGAAGAAGAACTCTGCAAAAGGAAGTATTGAATTTATTCAAATGGCTTTACAAGTAGCTATGCAATCTCTAGCAAATTCAGAAGATAATGGCCTACCTACTATTGAAAGACCAACAGACACAACTTGAAAAGAAGATTTAATTTTATTAGCGCTAGCATTTTTACCAAATGTAGGACAACAATACTTAAAAGATTCACCTAATAGAGCTTCTCAATTTGGTATTTCTATTAATGCAGAAAATTATACTCCTGGAATTGAAACATTATCTACAGATGTATATACACAAATGAATAATAATTTTGTAAATGTAAATGGATTGAAAGATAACCAAACTGTTTATAATTTAGACTCAATTGATGATGATAAAGTGTTTATTAAAGATCAAGAAACAATTGATAAATTAAATGTATTATTTAATGACAAAGAAAATTATACAGGTGGAGATATTTATCTAAATGATGATTTCAAAATATATGATTCAAATACAAAAGTATTGAATATACCTGTTGTAACTAATCTAAAAAGTTATAAACAACAAAACTTAAATAAATCAGTTCCAATTCAAGGAATGAGTTACAAAACTCTTTCAATTGGAGGAAAAGAAGTTCCTAAAAATGCTTGAATATATGACAATAGAGAAATAACAAATAATAAAAACTTATTTAGTAGTGATTTAAATATGAAAAATGAAGAAGATTGAATTAATCCTTCAAAAATAGATCCAAATAAACTAACATATACTAAACAATTTAGATATGATGACAATGGAAATATAACATCACTAAATGACCAATCAAAATGATTTATTAATAGTATTGTTAATGATCAATATAATATTGATGGTCTTGATTTTGAAATAAGACCATACTATCACTACAATAACTTAAAATTATTTGTGCCTAGAAACTTAACTGATATAGATTCTCTTTTAAATGGAAAAAACGCTAACACAAGTAAAACATCAAAAAATAGTTCTAGTGATTGAAGATCTAATATTGATATATGACATGGTTCTGTGTTAAGTGTTGATGTTCCAGAAGAAGTAAAAAAAGCTTGAGGTTCTGAATATGCAAATCAAACTGAATGAGAATGAATTTCACCATTTAGTTTAAATTACAGTAGAAAAATTACTGATCCTAACAGAAAAGGTTGAATTCAAAATATTGATACTGATTTACAACAAATTTACACTTGAGCAAGTGACAAAATTGTCGCTAGTGGATCAAGTTCAGATGCAGTTGTTACTGTTTCAAACAAACTTCCATCATTTTTAAGTGATGTTAGAATGCAATCTGTTGATACTATTCAAACATACAACGGAAATATTGTTATTGCTGATCAAGATATTCTAAATTTATTAACAAATAAATCTACAGAGAAATACTTGCCAGTAGATTATGATTTTTATGGTGCTCCAATTAAACAAATACCAAATGGGCAAATCACAAGTGGTGATCATACAATAACAGTTAATTCAATGAGAAATCCAATAGAACAATTAAACATGATGAGAGAAAATAAAACTTTCTTCATGAAAGATGATTTAATGAATAAATATGAAATCACTGACCAAGAAGCGTATAGAAAAGTTCTACAGAATAGAGATTTCAACTCAAAATTCTCTTCATTTGATGAAGCTTATGGAATAACTGGTGGGGTTAAAGGGATTATGGTTGATTCTCCAGGTGTATTTGCTCTTCAAGGAAGCACAGATAGAATTGAAGAAACTTTAGGTATGACTTACAATAAAATTGATTTAGTAAGTACTCAATTGGGTATGATAATAAGCATTAGTGAATCTATCTTACTTGTTGCATTGTTCTTAATTACAGGAATTATAATAATTTCAGTGTTAATAATAACAATTATTTCTGATGTCTACATTATGAAATATCACCGATTCATGGTAACGATGAAAGCGTTAGGATATTCAAATAAAGAAACAATTATAAACACTATACTTATACCAGCTGTTATATCAACAATATTTGTATTGATTGGTTATCTTGTTGGTAAATGATTGTTAGGTTCAATGATGATTCAAGCTCAAAAATTCGGAATATTTATTCCATTGATAACTAATTGATGAGCAACACCATTAATCTTATTAGGTATTATAATTATGTTTGTACTAGCCTTTACTTTCTCTTTAAGAAAACCAATTAAAGATGAGTTAAAAACATTAACTTAA